AGAGGAAGACACCCTCGAGCATTTTGTCATCAAAAACAGCAAAAAAAATATCAGCTTTGCCGACGATAAGGAACAGGCGGGAAGCAAACAAAGCTCAATGCGCTACAAACTACTCGGCAGTATAGAACGATATCATTTGCTGGAAATCTCCCTCGAAAGTGGTCGACACCATCAGATCAGGGCACAGTTGGCGGCTATTGGATGTCCGGTTAAAGGAGATGTAAAATACGGCGCCCGAAGGGGAAACAAAGACCGCTCCATCCACCTCCACGCCCGCCAACTCGAATTCATTCACCCTGTATCGGGAGAGATAGAATCCATTGTTGCCGAACCGGCCGACGAGGTCATCTGGAACGCATTTCGGGAAAAGGGAGTGATTTAGTGGACGGTGGACGTTTTTTTATAATGAACCTGTTCAAAAAAAAACTACCAACATGTTTGGTTTAGCGCCTGGATACCTCCTCATATTCTCGCATTAAAAACATTCTCTCATTAAAAAAACATTCGTGGCTAATATCGACATCATTTTAAAATACTTCCCGGACCTGACTGACCATCAAAAAGAACAATTCGATCAGCTGGAAGATCTTTACCGGGAATGGAATCAAAACATCAATGTCATTTCAAGGAAGGATATCGATAACCTTTACCCTCACCACGTACTGCATTCCCTGGCTATTGCCAAAAAGGTAAATTTCAAACCCAAAACGGAGGTGCTTGACCTGGGCACAGGTGGTGGGATGCCGGGCATTCCACTGGCTATTCTTTTTCCCGAAGCCAGGTTTACCCTGGTGGACGGAACCAAAAAGAAAATCCTGGTGGTCAATGAGGTGGTAAAAGCGTTGGGGCTTGAAAATGTGACAGCCATTCATGCCCGTGCGGAAGAACTCAAACAAAAGTTCGACTTCGTCGTTTGTCGTGCTGTGACCACCCTTGACAAGCTCTACTTCTGGAGCCTTCGGCTGGTCCACGATGAGCAAAAACACGGACTGCCCAACGGCCTCATCACCCTGAAAGGCGGGGATGTAAAAAAAGAGATCAAAGCCCTACCCAAACGCAGTTACACAGAGGTCTGGCCGATCGACAAAATTTTTCCGGAACCCTTTTTCGAAGAAAAGGTGATGGTGTATGTGCAGCGGTAAACGCCCCTGGATCACTTGACAAATGGGGGATCCCGTTTCATAAAATATGCCCCTAAAGTTATCCAAAGCGCTATTTATTTCAAAAACCTGTTTTATATTTTAAAATAAGTTGTATTTTTGCTTTCCGAAATTCAAAAGACAGCGAATAAACATTAATTTTGAGCTTTGTTTTCTGGATTTTGACTCTAGAATTTAAAACTAAAGTTTTAAATTTCTCCGGGGCTATAGCTCAGTTGGCTAGAGTGCTTGACTGGCAGTCAAGAGGTCAGGGGTTCGACTCCCCTTAGCTCCACAACTTAATTTTTCAAACCCCTTGCAGGTCATTACTTGCAAGGGGTTTTTCTTTAAGAGGCTAATATAGAGGATGTTTTGGATTGAAATGCTAAATGAAACCCAAATTCACCCTTCTTGCCATAATTCCTCCAATTCCCAATTTTTAGGAAATCCCATATGTGCAATATCTATTTCAGGATATTTTTTGATTAATCCCTTTAGGTCTTTTTTAAATTTATGATAAGGGTTTATATGATCTAATAAATAAGTAAGAAGGCACATCGCTGCATAAATTTTTAATTCTTTGTCATTTGTTATTTTATTTTTCTCTTCATTCTCCCAACGGTTTACCCATGCACTCCTAGGAGACTTAATCCAAGTTGGAGAAATAGTAAGTTTTATATTCCATAATCGACTATGATGGGCACAAATATTCCGAATATAAACCAATGTATCCATCCATGAAATAAATACAGAATGATGGACGCCAAAATGATTGCTAATTTGTCTTTTGTATCTTTTAAATTTTTATAGATAGAATATAAAGTTCGAAAGGAAATTATTTCGAAACTCTTCCAGGCGGGAGGTAAAAATTGGATATATTTTTTCTTATACTTTTTGATAAACTCCTGTTTGGTTTCTTGAATCCCATAGGACACTTTATTCAAAACTAAAATATAAGCCGGATAACTTGAAAAGGCCTCTGGCTTTTCATACCAGAAACCTGATTTATATTTATGAGATAAATGATAAATGATCTGTGTTCTGACAGCTATTTCAATTTGTTCAATAGCATGAAAAGTGAGGATTCTTAATTCGCTGTCAAACTGATAGAAATGAAAGGCAGTTTCAAAATTGGCTCCTTCCTTAAATAGCTCTTCCTCTTTCGGGTCTTTTAAAATCGGATACCAATATGCACTTAGTCTATTGTAACTAATATTCGCTAATACCTTTTTAGCTTTTTCCTCATTTGGAATAGTAAGCCCTCTTTGTTTTAATAGGTTAACCTGGTCTTCAAAGGTTTTTGGTAATTTGGTGTATAGTTTCTTTTCCATGTTTTCAAAAGGCGTAGGGTATAAAAACAGAAAACCCGCCAAAAATGCGCATGACCGAAGCCAGAGGCGAGGCGGGTATTGATGAAGCAAAGATAAAAGTAATTCCTCTAAAAGTCAAATGAAAAAATTAACCTCCCGCCTTCAACTATAACAATTCCCTCCACTGTCAATCCATATAATTCGTAAACCGTTTGAATTACCTCCTTATTATCTTGTCAGTCGCTGCTCTAAGTGCTTGCACTCTTTCTTTTTGTTCATTGAAATATGGCATCCATTCGGCTTCTTTATTTAAACGTAAGTTAATTTATTGTTTTTTAAGTTATTTTGAAAATTCACTGCTCAGTAAATAAAGGCTTCTCCTTTGATAGGAAAGACCTTTTTGTTTTGGAGGTAAATTGGGGTTTAGAAATTAAAAGGTTTTCTTTGCAACTCACCGTTAAAGTAAACGATAAAATGCCCATAGAAATAGGTATCGATAGTTTTGCCGCCGCACCTTTGCACAAGGGCGAACCCGTTGCGGTACATAACATGAACGCATTGGGAGAGCTGATCGACAGGATAGCTTATGCAGATGAAGTGGGGCTTGATGTTTTCGGACTGGGGGAACATTACCGAAAAGAATTTTTGGATTCCGCCTCCCCCATGATCCTGGCCGCTGCGGCTGCCCGGACGAAACGCATCCGGCTGACCAGTGCCGTGACCGTGCTCAGTGCAGCCGACCCGGTAAGGGTGTTTCAACAATTCTCCACTTTGGATCTGATTTCCCGGGGCAGGGCCGAAATGGTGGTGGGCCGGGGTTCCTTTACAGAATCTTTCCCGTTGTTTGGGCTGAATCTCCAGGAGTATGATGCGCTGTTTACCGAAAAACTGGAACTCTTACTGGCGATCCGCGACAATGAAATCGTCACCTGGTCGGGGAAATTTCGTCCTGCCCTTCACAACCAGCCTGTTTATCCCCGCCCCTTGCAAGATCCTTTGCCCGTTTGGATAGGCGTCGGTGGTACCCCCGCATCCTTCGTCCGTGCGGGCATGCTGGGACTCCCGCTTATGGTAGCCATCATCGGTGGGCAGACGCACCGTTTCCGTCCCCTCATAGACGCTTACCGGCAAGCCGGAGCGATGGCCGGGTACGCGCCGGAGCAACTAAAAGTCGGATTGCACTCCCTGGGGTATGTGGCCAACACCTCAGAAGAAGCCATCGCTGATTATTACCCGGGGTATGCTGAGATGTTTACCAAAATCGGGAAAGAGCGGGGATTTGCTCCCGTGACCCGCGCCGGGTTCGATGCCCAGAATGATGACCTGGGCGCCCTGGTCGTCGGAAGCCCGGAAGAAGTAGCCGCAAAAATCCTTCGCCATAGTGAAGCCCTGGGCGGGATCTCCAGGTTTACCTTCCAGATGGATGCCGGGTTGCCACATGAAAAGCTGATGAAAGCTATTGAGCTGATTGGAACACGGGTATCGCCTTTGGTGAATAAATAACACCCATCACGCATTTGTATCCTGGAAAATTAAAAAACAAAAGCCCGCATACTCATCGCATACAGGCTTTGCTTGTTTAAAGTAGATCTGTTTTCATAACTTATAAACCCAACTTTCCAAGGGTATCACAATGCTACCACAACAGTAGCAGGAGGGGATGGTTTATTTGTTTGGATTGCCGGGTATTATCCTTTATTCAATTCGGCTTTGAAGTACTTCCAGGGCACGATCAGCATGCCAAAACACTCTCCGTCTTCTTTGCCCAGGTGTTTGTGGTGCACTTTGTGTGCCCTGCGAATCGCCCGAAAATAAATATTGTTCGACTTTCTGAGCCATTTCAGCCTTTGGTGGATAAAAACGTCATGCACCAGGAAATAACAAAATCCATAAGCGGTGATTCCTAATCCGATCGGTAAACAAAATGGCACCCCAAAAAAGGACCCCAGGATGATACAAGTGATGCCCGGTGTGGCAAAGATCAGGAAGAAAGCATCATTGCGTTCAAAAATAGGATGGGCATTGCTTTTATCGTGATGGTCAAGGTGCAGCGTCCATAACAGTCCGTGCATGACGTATTTATGGGTAAACCAGGCCACAAACTCCATGCCCAAAAAAGTCAATAAAAAGATCAATACGTTCATAAATACTGTATTTTTTTTTGCTAAATTAAACAATTATACTTGCTTAAAAAATGGTTTTTCATCGAAGGCCTTTTTTAAAGCCTAATAGTTTTACCTTGTCTTCAGGTTTCAGGTTTTCTCCCCGAAGCAAATTATCCGTAAAAAGGACGATCCACTTTTTATCGATGCCATAATTTTGAACACCATTGATAAAAAAATCGATATCCCCGGAAACCTGTCCGTAATATCCTAAAAGCGCAGGGGCGTTCAGTTGAACCATCAGCCTTATGTACCTCAATTCAGGATTATCCTTTTGTGCCCGGATGGCGGATTCGATTTTGCTTTTTCCATTGTTAAAATACCGCAATTTAGACGTCGGCATAAAAGCATATTTGGCCATCATGGTTTCACAAAGTCCCTTGTATGCCGCTGTCAACGGGGAATCTTCATACCCTTTTTCGTTGATAATCGTTTCCAGGCGTTGTTCATCGGGTTCCTTTTCGTGAAAATCAGCCCTGATGGTTCCCTGGATTCCGAAATTTCCAAGAAAAAAACAGGAAACGACTGAAAGGCTCAATATCATCTGCATTACAACAAATTCATTTTGATGCTAAAATAAGATTTCATCAGCAGCCCCATTTTAGCGTAATTATTCACCCTGATCCGGGTGCTCAATATTTCAGACGAAGGGGTATTTTTGAGTTTCATCAGCAAACGCTTGTAATAAACAAAAGCCGTGTAAACCCCAAATTTCGAAGTGGCCGGAAGATGAATGATGCCTTCATAAGCCTTATGAAAATCTTCCTCAATCTCCTCGATGATCTGCTGTTTGGTGGCAGGATCCAGGTTTTTCAGGTCAGCATTAGGGAAATAACTCCTGTTGAGCAGTTCTACGTCACTTTTGAGATCTCTCAGGAAATTTACTTTTTGAAACGCCGACCCCAAACGCATGGCGCTTTCTTTCAACTCATCGTATTTCTTTTCATCCCCATTTACAAAAACTTTCAGGCACATCAACCCTACCACATCGGCAGATCCGTAAATGTATTCCTCGTATTCTGCTTTGGTGTGGTAGTCTTTTTTGGTCAGGTCCATTTTCATGCTTTTCATAAAAGCATCAATCAGGTCCAGGTCAATATCGTATTCTCTTACCGTCTGCTGGAAGGAATGAAGAATAGGATTTAAACTGATGCCCATTTCCAGGGCAAGGTAAAAATCCTTCTCGAATTTATCCAGCAAAAAGGATTTATTCCATTGGTGAAAAGTGTCCACAATTTCATCCGCGAAACGCACAAAACCATAAATGCTGTGTATGGCCGGGCGAATCGAAGGCGCCAGCATATTCACTGCCGACGAAAAGGACGTACTGTAGGATTTGGTCACCTTCCGGCTACAGTCGTAGGATAATTGATCAAATATCGACAACATATTTTGGATTTTTTGTCATGGTTTTAATAATCTGTTCTGCCACGATCTTTCCAGAGATCAATGCAGGAGGTACTCCAGGGCCAGGCACGGTCAGTTGCCCCGTGAAGTAAAGATTTTCAACTTTTTTGCTTTTGATACTCGGTCTGAGAAAAGCGGTCTGTCTGAGTGTATTGGCCATGCCGTAAGCATTGCCTTTATAAGAATGATAATCTTTTTTGAAATCGGCCACACAATACGAGTGCTTAAAAAGAATGTGCTCCCGAATGGATTGGCCGGTATGAAATTCCATACGATCCATAATGGCATTGAAGTACTTTTCACGGGTGGCTTCATCATCCCCTGTCAAATCCGGTGCAAGCGGTATTAAGAAGAACCCGTTTTCCTTACCGGCAGGGGCTACGGTATCATCGGTCATGCTCGGAAAACTGGCATAAAACAATGGATCTGCAGGCCACTTTGGTTGATCGTAAATCTCTACAGCGTGTGCATCAAAGGATTTATCAAAAAACAAATTGTGATGCGTGAGATTAGATAATTTTTGATCAAAACCCACATAAAAAAGCAGGGCTGAAGGCGCAAAAGTTTTTTTGCTCCAGTATTTTTCTGAATAAACCCGATCCTTCTGATCCAAAAGGGTTTCTGTATGGTGGTAGTCTGCCCCGCTAAGGATAATGTCAGCATGGTGTGCTTTCCCGTTGATCATCAACCCTATCGCTTTTCCATCCCGGGTAATGATCTGTTCCACCGGTGAATGGGTGTGGATTTTTACACCCAGGGATTCTGCCAGGGTTTGGAAAGCTTCAACAATCTTATACATCCCTCCTTGGGGATACCAGGTTCCCAAAACGAAATCAGCATAGTTCATAAAACTGTAAAAAGCAGGCGTATCCTGGGGTTTTGCGCCCAGAAACAATACGGGAAACTCAAGGATCTGAATGAGTTTTTCGCTCTTAAACCGTTTTCTCACTTTCTGGCGAATGGTGGCCACGAACTGGTTGAGTTTGGTCACCGTTTGTGGGGTCACCAGCTCAATGGGAGACAATCCAGGTTTGTAAACCAGGTCCTTGATGGCTACTTCGTAATTGTACTCCGCTTCCTTTAGAAAGGATTTCAAATGAGCAGCGCTTCCAGGCTCTTCCTTTTCGAAGAGGTCATAGATTTCGGCTACACTGCTTGGGATATCAATGAAAGTAGAGTCTTCAAAAAATACCTTGTACGCCGGAGAAAGCCGCACCAGTTCGTAATAATCCGAAGTTTGTTTGCCGAAGTCGTTAAAAAAACGCTCGAATACATCCGGCATCCAGTACCAACTGGGGCCCATGTCAAATTTAAAGCCATTCGTTTCGAATAACCTCGCTCTTCCCCCGATCTGGTCGTTTTTTTCAAAAACATTGACCTCAAAACCGGCCTGTGCCAGGTAACAAGCCCCGGCAAGTGAAGAGAACCCTGATCCTATAATGTTTATTTTTTTCATAATTGTTTAACAAATTTAAAAAAAGATTAAACAAAAACAAAAAAAATTTCTAAATTTTTTCAAGTAGGGTCTGAATATCTTTGAAAATGGTGATGTTTTCGAAGGATTTAGGCATTTCAAGATCCTGAACTCTGCGACCGAGAAGCCAAAATTCATTTGAATTCCCCGGTGCCACTTCAGTATTAAATTCCTTCAGGTAGTCCAGTACATAATCAGGATCAGGTTTTACCGTAAAATAACTGACGTAAGTCACGTTGGCATATCTTTCTTTGAAGGTAGGCAAATTATCAATAGGAATACTTTGGCCCAAATAGATGGAATGACATCCTTTAAGCAACAATTCATAATGAAGATACAACAAACCAAATTCATGGATCTCATTCATGGGCAGAAACAAAACAAAAACCTTGTCTTTATGCTGAACAGGATTTTGTTGCACTCGCTCAATATTGATGAGTAACTTTTGGTTAATGAGGTTGGAGATAAAATGTTCGTGCGCAGGAGTGATATTGTTGGACTGCCACTCCAGGCCTATGTTGTGCAGGAATGGAATGAATACATCGAGGAAAACGCTTCTGAATGAATTATCCTTTATTAACCGACTGTAAGTTTGTTCAAATAAGGCAGTATCAAAATTGAGCATAGCCAGTTTCAAAGGGCCCAGTGCATTTTCTTTCTTAGCTTCTTTTGAGGCAAATTCCCTCACCTTGAGCTGGAGCTCTTCCTCACTCAATTCCGCGATCCGGGAAATTTTAAGCCCGTTATTGTATAAAGTAGTGACGTTGAGGAGTTTTTGTAAATTTATCGTATCGTAAAAACGTATGTTCGAATCCGTCCTCAATGGTTCAAGGATATTGTATCGCTTTTCCCAAATTCTTATGGTATGCGCTTTAATGCCCGAAAGGTTCTCCAGGTCTTTTATAGAAAAAATAGTGGCTATATTGTTCAATGTTATTTTGTTTTTGTTTAACAAAAGTAAAAGAAATAACGATTGTTCGCAACAATTGTTCAAAAAAATGTCCTTTTTAAAACAATTGGGCTTATTTTCGGGCAAAGTCCGCTCAGTTTTCCATCCTTTCTATCAAAACATCGTATTATTGTATAGCCTTGATCAATCAAGGCAGCCCCCTTTTTATTCCATCAAAACATCAAACACCATGAAAAATCTAAAATACCCGGTCGGCCC
This sequence is a window from Lewinellaceae bacterium. Protein-coding genes within it:
- a CDS encoding RNA pseudouridine synthase translates to MTEQLNIGELVLYKNNQLIAFNKPAGIPVQADTTGDKSMLELGEIYTKSKLHLVHRIDRPVSGVVLFAKTSGALVFLNEQFKTRQLKKTYWAVVQEKPPKEEDTLEHFVIKNSKKNISFADDKEQAGSKQSSMRYKLLGSIERYHLLEISLESGRHHQIRAQLAAIGCPVKGDVKYGARRGNKDRSIHLHARQLEFIHPVSGEIESIVAEPADEVIWNAFREKGVI
- the rsmG gene encoding 16S rRNA (guanine(527)-N(7))-methyltransferase RsmG; translated protein: MDIILKYFPDLTDHQKEQFDQLEDLYREWNQNINVISRKDIDNLYPHHVLHSLAIAKKVNFKPKTEVLDLGTGGGMPGIPLAILFPEARFTLVDGTKKKILVVNEVVKALGLENVTAIHARAEELKQKFDFVVCRAVTTLDKLYFWSLRLVHDEQKHGLPNGLITLKGGDVKKEIKALPKRSYTEVWPIDKIFPEPFFEEKVMVYVQR
- a CDS encoding Abi family protein, with product MSNHFGVHHSVFISWMDTLVYIRNICAHHSRLWNIKLTISPTWIKSPRSAWVNRWENEEKNKITNDKELKIYAAMCLLTYLLDHINPYHKFKKDLKGLIKKYPEIDIAHMGFPKNWELEELWQEG
- a CDS encoding Abi family protein gives rise to the protein MEKKLYTKLPKTFEDQVNLLKQRGLTIPNEEKAKKVLANISYNRLSAYWYPILKDPKEEELFKEGANFETAFHFYQFDSELRILTFHAIEQIEIAVRTQIIYHLSHKYKSGFWYEKPEAFSSYPAYILVLNKVSYGIQETKQEFIKKYKKKYIQFLPPAWKSFEIISFRTLYSIYKNLKDTKDKLAIILASIILYLFHGWIHWFIFGIFVPIIVDYGI
- a CDS encoding LLM class flavin-dependent oxidoreductase; amino-acid sequence: MEIGIDSFAAAPLHKGEPVAVHNMNALGELIDRIAYADEVGLDVFGLGEHYRKEFLDSASPMILAAAAARTKRIRLTSAVTVLSAADPVRVFQQFSTLDLISRGRAEMVVGRGSFTESFPLFGLNLQEYDALFTEKLELLLAIRDNEIVTWSGKFRPALHNQPVYPRPLQDPLPVWIGVGGTPASFVRAGMLGLPLMVAIIGGQTHRFRPLIDAYRQAGAMAGYAPEQLKVGLHSLGYVANTSEEAIADYYPGYAEMFTKIGKERGFAPVTRAGFDAQNDDLGALVVGSPEEVAAKILRHSEALGGISRFTFQMDAGLPHEKLMKAIELIGTRVSPLVNK
- a CDS encoding sterol desaturase family protein produces the protein MNVLIFLLTFLGMEFVAWFTHKYVMHGLLWTLHLDHHDKSNAHPIFERNDAFFLIFATPGITCIILGSFFGVPFCLPIGLGITAYGFCYFLVHDVFIHQRLKWLRKSNNIYFRAIRRAHKVHHKHLGKEDGECFGMLIVPWKYFKAELNKG
- a CDS encoding phytoene/squalene synthase family protein, whose translation is MLSIFDQLSYDCSRKVTKSYSTSFSSAVNMLAPSIRPAIHSIYGFVRFADEIVDTFHQWNKSFLLDKFEKDFYLALEMGISLNPILHSFQQTVREYDIDLDLIDAFMKSMKMDLTKKDYHTKAEYEEYIYGSADVVGLMCLKVFVNGDEKKYDELKESAMRLGSAFQKVNFLRDLKSDVELLNRSYFPNADLKNLDPATKQQIIEEIEEDFHKAYEGIIHLPATSKFGVYTAFVYYKRLLMKLKNTPSSEILSTRIRVNNYAKMGLLMKSYFSIKMNLL
- the crtI gene encoding phytoene desaturase is translated as MMKKINIIGSGFSSLAGACYLAQAGFEVNVFEKNDQIGGRARLFETNGFKFDMGPSWYWMPDVFERFFNDFGKQTSDYYELVRLSPAYKVFFEDSTFIDIPSSVAEIYDLFEKEEPGSAAHLKSFLKEAEYNYEVAIKDLVYKPGLSPIELVTPQTVTKLNQFVATIRQKVRKRFKSEKLIQILEFPVLFLGAKPQDTPAFYSFMNYADFVLGTWYPQGGMYKIVEAFQTLAESLGVKIHTHSPVEQIITRDGKAIGLMINGKAHHADIILSGADYHHTETLLDQKDRVYSEKYWSKKTFAPSALLFYVGFDQKLSNLTHHNLFFDKSFDAHAVEIYDQPKWPADPLFYASFPSMTDDTVAPAGKENGFFLIPLAPDLTGDDEATREKYFNAIMDRMEFHTGQSIREHILFKHSYCVADFKKDYHSYKGNAYGMANTLRQTAFLRPSIKSKKVENLYFTGQLTVPGPGVPPALISGKIVAEQIIKTMTKNPKYVVDI
- a CDS encoding MerR family transcriptional regulator, yielding MNNIATIFSIKDLENLSGIKAHTIRIWEKRYNILEPLRTDSNIRFYDTINLQKLLNVTTLYNNGLKISRIAELSEEELQLKVREFASKEAKKENALGPLKLAMLNFDTALFEQTYSRLIKDNSFRSVFLDVFIPFLHNIGLEWQSNNITPAHEHFISNLINQKLLINIERVQQNPVQHKDKVFVLFLPMNEIHEFGLLYLHYELLLKGCHSIYLGQSIPIDNLPTFKERYANVTYVSYFTVKPDPDYVLDYLKEFNTEVAPGNSNEFWLLGRRVQDLEMPKSFENITIFKDIQTLLEKI